Proteins encoded in a region of the Quercus lobata isolate SW786 chromosome 8, ValleyOak3.0 Primary Assembly, whole genome shotgun sequence genome:
- the LOC115956573 gene encoding zinc finger BED domain-containing protein RICESLEEPER 2-like: protein MEPSTDAPPSQTTPAAQAGPAVQAEPVPTPTNAEALPPRPSDKTKVSEIAVDCGNNRKKSTAWDHFEKIKISEGQFKAVCHYCQKTYRANSKGHGTTNLLNHTPNCVKNPNRASLKGQQTLAFEPKMNGEEGFKLVPTAFTVEASRKALAEMIIIDELPFRFVEGYGFQKYSTTLQPKLQIRDIPSRQTVARDVISIYGVEREKLREALKGRRVCLTTDTWTSIQNLNYMSLTGHFIDDDWNLHKRILNFCLVEDHRGETIGRKIEMCLREWGVDGIFTLTVDNASSNGATIKFLQTVTKDWKGTILEHLFLHMRCCAHILNLIVGDGMKEIDASIARVREAVRYVKSSPNRNQTFRSIMERLGIESKCLLSLDVPTRWNSTYLMLNTAEKFEKVFLRMDFEDDSYSSYFLNKENSGGLGSPCGVDFQNCRTFVGFLKLFYNATKKFSGSLYVTSNTFFDEMFVIQENIAHLIKSQNHLLKNMATKMEAKFEKYWGKGDKINKLLYVAVVLDPRKKMRFLKFSFFEIYGNEVANEMVDLVGSFMARLYDDYSRVDSPNVVLPSENERTHMEGDTIGCSDPYAMVNS, encoded by the coding sequence ATGGAACCCTCTACTGATGCCCCCCCTTCCCAAACAACACCCGCTGCCCAAGCTGGACCTGCTGTCCAAGCTGAACCTGTTCCCACTCCAACAAATGCTGAGGCACTTCCACCTAGACCTAGTGATAAAACCAAAGTGAGTGAGATAGCTGTTGATTGTGGTAATAATAGGAAGAAGTCTACTGCTTGggatcattttgaaaaaataaaaatcagtgaGGGTCAATTTAAGGCTGTCTGCCATTATTGCCAAAAAACTTACCGTGCTAATAGTAAGGGTCATGGTACtactaatttattgaatcaTACACCAAATTGTGTTAAGAACCCTAATAGAGCTTCACTTAAAGGGCAACAAACCTTAGCATTTGAACCCAAAATGAATGGGGAGGAAGGGTTTAAGCTTGTACCAACAGCCTTTACTGTTGAGGCTTCTAGGAAGGCACTCGCAGAAATGATTATAATAGACGAGTTGCCTTTTAGGTTTGTTGAAGGGTATGGGtttcaaaaatattcaacaaCCTTACAACCTAAGTTGCAAATTAGGGATATCCCATCTCGTCAAACTGTGGCTAGAGATGTGATTAGCATTTAtggtgttgagagagagaaactaaggGAAGCCTTGAAAGGTCGTAGGGTGTGCCTTACTACGGACACATGGACTAGTATTCAAAATCTGAATTATATGTCCCTCACAGGTCATTTTATTGATGATGATTGGAATTTGCATaagagaattttgaatttttgtctaGTGGAAGACCATAGGGGGGAGACTATAGGTAGAAAGATTGAGATGTGTCTCCGTGAGTGGGGTGTTGATGGCATATTCACCTTGACAGTGGATAATGCTTCCTCTAATGGTGCTAccattaaatttttacaaacagTCACTAAAGATTGGAAGGGGACTATTTTAGAACATTTGTTCTTGCACATGAGGTGTTGTGCACATATCTTAAATTTGATTGTGGGAGATGGTATGAAAGAAATTGATGCGTCCATTGCTAGGGTGCGTGAAGCAGTGAGGTATGTGAAGTCCTCACCAAATAGAAATCAGACTTTTAGGAGTATTATGGAGAGATTAGGTATTGAATCCAAATGTTTACTAAGTCTTGATGTACCAACTAGGTGGAACTCTACCTATCTCATGTTAAATACTGctgaaaaatttgagaaagtgtTCCTAAGAATGGACTTTGAGGATGATAGCTATTCTTCATACTTTTTAAACAAGGAAAATAGTGGTGGTTTGGGATCTCCTTGTGGggttgattttcaaaattgtaggACATTTGTGGGtttcttgaaacttttttacaatGCAACTAAAAAGTTCTCCGGTTCTTTGTATGTGACTTCAAATACCTTCTTTGATGAGATGTTTGTGATTCAAGAAAATATTGCTCATttaattaaatctcaaaatcatctcttgAAAAACATGGCAACTAAAATGGAAGCTAAGTTTGAAAAGTACTGGGGGAAAGGGGATAAAATTAATAAGCTTTTGTATGTGGCTGTGGTGCTTGATCCAAGGAAGAAAAtgaggtttttgaagttttctttttttgaaatatatgggAATGAAGTGGCTAATGAGATGGTTGACTTGGTGGGGAGTTTTATGGCTAGGTTGTATGATGATTACTCTAGGGTTGATTCACCAAATGTGGTGCTACCAAGTGAGAATGAGAGGACACACATGGAAGGTGATACAATTGGTTGTAGTGATCCGTATGCAATGGTTAATTCATGA
- the LOC115956572 gene encoding F-box/FBD/LRR-repeat protein At2g04230-like: protein MAESSTQSNSKRQTLSPGKDTVVDRISSLPESLLSHILSFLPTKESVATSILSTRWKLLWTLVPKLFLDSDKISTSALSLDDDDVEDAREIMFAHVVSSVLAKQECGELQTFRLIWRFWWDGSHLEAWLRTAAARKVKEINLDIFTDREENLNLPLSFFSCRTLVVLKLTGTID from the coding sequence ATGGCCGAATCGTCCactcaatcaaattcaaaacgcCAGACACTCTCTCCCGGAAAAGATACAGTGGTCGATAGGATCAGTAGTCTACCGGAATCTCTTCTCTCCCACATTCTCTCCTTCCTTCCAACCAAAGAGTCAGTCGCCACAAGCATTTTGTCAACCAGGTGGAAGCTCCTTTGGACTCTCGTCCCAAAGCTATTCCTCGACAGTGACAAGATCAGCACTTCGGCGCTTTCGctcgatgatgatgatgttgaagaTGCACGTGAGATCATGTTTGCACATGTTGTGTCAAGTGTTTTGGCTAAACAAGAATGTGGAGAGCTCCAAACTTTTCGCCTCATATGGCGATTTTGGTGGGACGGTTCCCATCTCGAGGCATGGCTTCGCACTGCCGCTGCTCGtaaagtaaaagaaattaatCTCGACATTTTTACTGATAGGGAGGAAAATCTGAATTTGCCTCTAAGCTTTTTCTCTTGCAGGACATTAGTGGTTCTGAAATTAACTGGTACTATTGATTAG